CCTACAGTGTCCGTACACTCAAAAGCATTATGCCACCAATAATCCCATTTGCCTGATTTGCaaggatcatttaaaaaaaagattcctgACACAATTTCAGTAATGGAATGTCAATTAAATTTTAAGtaacaataattacaatttataaTTAGGCAATTCACATCATTTATTCAGTATAATTctataattatttataattaaaatgtgatgatgCCGAATTATCCCCAATACATAATATTAACACAGTAAAAGCTGCAGCACTGCTCAATGTACGTGTAGTATGacatcagtgagtcagtgttgGTGAAATTGATCTGCAGGTTCTGCTCACCCacagctgtctctctgtctttcaggAAGTTCTATGAGCAGTATGGCACAGGTCGGACTCTTGATCTCACCAAGTCATCCTTTGTATCTACGTGTCAGAGGTACGTTTGGTTTGGACAGGTAAATTGTGTGGTTATGGCATGTCATAGCCTGTTGTGCACACCAACTGTTCGGTGCGCAGTATCTTTAAAAAGTTTTGCTAACGGTCAGTTTGATGATGCAGGTTTGTCGACAAATACACAGAGTTGAAGAGCCACAGCGAGTTGGATGATCCTGCTCTGTTTGAGGAAACTGGCAAAGCTCTACTCGCTGAGGGCATCgtgctgaggaggagaggagctcCTCCACCTGTAAGTGTTTTGCTATAAGTGAAAACAATGACTGCAACATTAACATCATCACAGCTTGTAAAACTAGACATATCTCTAATAGACATAAGTAAGGCTGCAATGATTAGTCGATTCAATTAATTATTCATCGATAATTAAATgattcaactattttgatgatcagtttgtttgttttttattcaataataaaacaagtttcagcttcttaaatgtcaacattttctgtttttttttgctccatataacaaagaaagcattaaaaatgtaataattttggtttgtggatgaaAAAGGTAATCAAACAATCCATcaattttctaccactttatcttgcacatgagggttgtggggggtgctgtgccaatctgaGCTGAGAAAATCATAATTTCcaattttgaaaaacaaaatttttCTGACAAATAGAGAAATGAAgtacagattaatcaattatgaaaatgactgttcgttgcagccctagacaTTAGTTTTCAGTGTTTGGCTGTAGAAAGTACAAACTGACCGGACTGTACAGTCTCATGTAATGTTGGCACCAAATGGCAAACACATTATTACAGTACTGCTTTTATCCTGCAGGTGTCAGCAGTGTCCAAGGATCCCACACTCAGGCTGAAGCTGACAGACATGctggctgagcagcagcagcagcaggcagtcGATGCAGACAGCACGGAAACAGTGGACCACacgatacaaacacacacacctcccacaGGCCTCAGCAACTGAGGAAGGACCACCGTCGAACAAGCTTTTAATGTGGTTTCGTTTGTGGTCTTGTTCGgacattttttgtcacaattGCTAAGTCCGTACATGCTCAGCAGAGATCTCAGCCAGGATAAGGAGCTTCTCACTGTGCTGTTTGATCGTGTTTCTAAGTATCTATACACACCACTtacagattgttgttgttgttgttgttattaataacatgaaacaaacaaaccctcagTCTATATCACAGTGGAGTGGAGAATGGCCTCTAAAACAAATTTGGAAACAAGTCAGTGAATGAACACAGATCATCAAACACAAGATCAGAGGGTAAGATCAAAACCTGAACTGGATTTATTTCAGTCCGGGATGAAACATTTTTGAGTCTAACAGTGATTTGAATGCAGAGCTAATACTGTCAAATACATCCACGTTGAAATCACATACAGTGACTTTATCTGTATTTAGCAGTTGGTGATTTAAAAGTCAGAGGATTCAGAAATTCTGAGTGAGGTCCAGAACTGGTTTCTGTATTTACATCTGGCACAAACATCCACCTGAATTCAAAGAGGACCTAATTAATATGAGCGGCTGAAagtcaaggtcactgtgaccttgttAATATTCTGTGTTGCCCTTTGAATGCTTAAGAATTGAAGACGTGTTTGTtccttgacatttttttctccccaaaaaAACTTGACGTttgagtgaaaaaaataataaaactgaatttataATTAAGTggaatattttgttttcattttgttgccttaaaaacataaacagcagTCTATTCTAATATCAAATGTGGAAAATGCAAATAACTGATCACACTGCAGTGAGGAAGCTAGATCACAAGAGCAGAacagtcatttaaatgaatgattattGGGATTTTTACAAACATCTAATGTTTAACAACAGCACAGAACTACTGtataaatgtactgtacttGCTATTTCTTTATGTGCCTCATTTTGTCTAGGAGTGTTTTTATACCTTGAACTAAATATTCAtcgaggaaaaaaagaagacacgGAGGAACTCCAAAGAATTGAATGCtatttttagttcagtgtctTTGTCCTCCGATTCAAAGACTCCACAGTCACAGCGATATCTCATCATGTCGACTGTACCTCAAAGTGAAGTAATCGTTCCTCCTTTTCTCAGTTGCAATGAGGCACAGCGTGGTGCTCACTTTACTTGACagctgtattattattattgtttcaaaatcAGAATTGGCCATTGTGTGCACATACAATGACTCTGactcatgtaaaaaaaaaataaaaataaaatacatagaTTCTAACttagtttttttcctcctcttggtcaaatgaagaataaactttaaatcatcatgtttaattcacattctaatACAGAATCAGATtaaatttgacctttttttttttatttgatttttttcataaaacTTGACCAAAACAGAGtaagtgtagggcttttattttctttgaaggaagtgactctgatgtccattttatttatttaatttcaatccCAacgtcctctgttgttgtgcaACACATTTATCGCTGgagatttgtgaaaaaaaacaactgtatttttttgAATAGTGAAAAACAAATTTCATGCTAGCACCAAAGATGATTTTTCCATTTCTATGCAAGTTTAAACGGAGAACAAAGTAATCTGAATCCAAAAGATTAAATAAGAACAGTGACAGCAAAGTTAAAAGTTGCTGCCTTCTAATGTAATAGATTGCATTGGCATCCACTACAGATTTCCCTGTGCCTCCCAGCTGCTGATTATGATTGGTGTGTTATTGCTCACTGGAGCATAACAAAgttgttatgttgttttgctTGCATTAATTCAATTGCCACACTGTCACAAATGTAATTATCCTGCTGCCACCTGGTGCCTCTGACCCACAATCACTAAGAGGCAGCTAATTACAACTTTTCACCTTCTAACATTAGTCTGCTTTATGCacttatataaaaataaactgtatatatatatatatatatatatatatatatacatatatatgtatatatacatacaaccTGCTGTTGTTGCCAACTTTAAGCAAAAATAATCCGTAAAACAGCACAGCATAAGAGATGAGCGGATGAAACCAAAACATCAGTGTTTAATAAAAACTGGACTCATCATTATCTGATCCAGTCTGGACTTCTTTCAGTTCCATCTTATCGTACCCTGTACTTCCACATCAAATATGCTCACACTTCACTTCACCCCTCTCTTAAACACACGTTACCATCAATTTTTCCTTCTTGATTTTTTATAAATCAACAGGACGACATAGGATTTGGACATTTCAACTGTCTTCTACGTCTGAACGCGCAGAGACTTAAGCGCAGAAAGAGTCAGCACATGCATCCAAAACTGATCTCCTGTGCTGCCatgtaaacttttttttaaaaaggatcTCACTTCATAACGTGTGTCACTGACTCGCTCACCCATAATGGGAAAAGCATCACGTTGTCCTATTTTAGTCCCATGAGTAACATTAAATATTGAAGCCATCACAGGCGGTGGGTAATGATGAAACGGCCCTTATTAATTATAGctttgaataaataatgttgcTCTGTGAGGATCtatctgtcttttctcttgctGTCCCTTCTTTAATTTCCTATGCCATCCCCATTTTCGCATCTCATCAATTCATTCAGGAACATTAGATGTTGTGATTTCTGTAGGAGAAgttcagttcacttcagttttctgctctgctgctttgaAAAGTGTCACTTGGATGGAAATTATTATAGTCTTCTTCAGCCTCATGACGTTTCTCAAGACTATAGATAATCTAGATTTTGGCAGGGTGACAGGTGCTGTGTATATTATAATTGTTGGATATTCaaatgatctctctctctctctctgctcatcaAACCCAGTGTGCCGCTTTTAAACGTCTCACGAAAGCTTTAAATCTTGGAATGTATCGgaaaatataaagtatttggTCTGTCAATCAGGTGATTCTGCAACGCTGAGGTTCTGTTTGAATTCTCTGTGGATTTGGAAAGGCTCTCTCATGTTGTGATAAAGCAGAAAAATCTGTTGTTAAGATATCCTAGACTgtcacatatttacatacacagTGGACAAACACGTAACTTCACATTGGTCTGGGATTCTATTTCCTCAGTTCACCCCAGTGTTCTCCCAAGTTCATGAATTGTCTCTGCTTGCGAATAATGCTCGATGTTACGACCAGGCCTAGAGGTAAACCTGATCTGATCGAAACAAGACCAAAAAGACTCCCTCTTCCCCCAACTCtccccaaaaaaacaccagcaacaaaccaaacaagccattttaaatgtgcatttaaaaaccAAGTTCAACACGTCTGCTAGCAGTCTGACTGTGAGGGATTCAagggaagtccactgcagctgcgGATGATCAGGCCTCTTATACAGGGACCAATCAGATCCCACctagactctcacacacacacctgcaacccatctcacactcacaggcagacacacCAGGAAAAACACTTGAATGTGCCAGAAACGATCGATTTCAGCACATTTTAGACACATCTTGAAGCTGTATAGGCAGTAAtattcaaaattaaaataaaaactctgaCCAATGAGTCTAGTATATGTTCAATGTTGCATAGTGCCTGTATAGTAATGTGTAATTAGGGCCATTTTGTATAAAAGGGGGCAAATGACAAGCAAAAAGGCAGTAATGCGGCAAATATTTCACACTGGCTGAACTCAAAATCCTGGTTCCATTTCAACCTTCTCAGATCCACAGATCCACATTTACGGCGCCGTTACTTTAAACCCACACAACACAAGGCATCGCCAAATGAGTTCTCAAGAGACCCTCGTGCACCTgcagtcatttttcaacttcttttaATTGGTTCTCCTCGGCGAGATGAGAGCCCGTACTGCAGGTGTCGCCATCACTGGGTCTTCTTAGCGCCAAATGTTTTCTGAATGGATTCGTTTGGACTCTCCGTCACTCCAGACTGACTCCAAAAGCCCCAGTTATGACCAGTCCAGTCACTACATCTCCACTTCTCCCCAGccaccacaaaaaaaatgagGCTGACAAAAATTCCTCCTCTGCCCCATTTCCTTTTCATGCACACAGCAGGATGCTAcgttactttttctttttacaacttgttccactggttcttttttttttacagacaatgAATGGCGCTCTTCCTCAAACTATGTGTTTGTTGCAAGTGAATGATCAGGTTTGTCCCAGAAACTGGACcaacttacaaaaaaacaactaaatctATGTAAGTGGACGAGTGGACTTCACTGTTCACCCATGATGAAAACATCcagaaatgtatgaaaatgtggATATAACTTTTCTGTggattgttattaatatttgacGTATTACGTACTTCGATTGATTGTATATTGTAATATagtttactattttattattgtagGCTGAGTGATGGTCAAAGAAAGGAGAAGTAAACCTGTTAAAGActcaacatacagtacagtatgatGTAAACattctatattttacacattcTAAAGGTGAGGTGACGAAGCTGCTGCACGATGACGTGTTtaaaggggaggagtctgggacaatgagcCTTGCAGTGAACCAGTGATGCAAGcatggtgggtttttttttatcacaatatgtATAATTTCTTTAATACTTTAAACTAAACTGTGAGGATTtacacctggatcaacaaataacatgatTAGATACACATGTACACTGGCTTTCACTTGAAAAAAGCCATTTAGGGGCGTCATGGTGACaataaatgcacttattgtttCATTTGGTTACTTTCTAAATATTGTGCCATTTTGaatacaaagtgaaaataaacaccagacaatttttctgattttcctaCACAGCAGCTACAATACACCCATGAgaataatgttatttaatgcTTTATTATTGGCGTTGATGAGGGCCCATGTTGCTTTGGGCCCCGTGAAGGCTTGGACCGACCGTGACAAATTGCTTCCTATCCCCTATTTagcccctgtgctgctgctgctgtatacacacaaacgcctgatagtattgcttgacagagcctgttttaagatgcacacagcatacaaatgaaatgacatcGTCTCTGTTCAAGAGGACCGAACAGATGCAGCTTAAATTCACGATTCACGTGGCGCGAAGAACGTGGTGTCGGGAACATCGCGATGCCACAGTGAAACACCCTGTTGCACTGTGGGTTGAAAGGCTGTGGAGCTACCGGCGGCTtattcctcctctctgtcagtGTCGGCCTCTGGGTCAAACTGCTCCAGCTGGGAAGTGGCCGTTTCATGCGAGTAGAAGCGATGTTTGAGGACGTTGCCGCGTTGTGCCGACAACTGAAATATGTCACTCTTTGACGTCCACGTGTAGATTATTTTGGAAGGAAACATCCGCTCAACTCTttgaaaacaattttatttcattcttaaacaaacacattgattTCTGGACCACGGTAGAGAATGGAACCATTGACAAACaacttttattatcattaatataaaatacaagtataaaattatattttccaCATCTTGGATGTGAGAAACTCTTATCcactttttcccccttttcccctttttttttcctttgtctattgtttttttttttattattattattattattttttacagggATTGAGCAAGCCGTACTGAAAGATGCTTTCAGTCTGTTCAGTCAgctcaaaacctaaaaatgtccattaacattagaaaaaaaaaaggcaagtgGCAGGAATGAGCAAGGCAATCAGCATTGTCCAGATGAAGGACAAGCGTCCACTGCTACATGTTGAGATATTAGGACTCTGCACCGCTCATGAAATCATGAGACGTTCAAGATGTGCTATACTGCAAAACCGATTATTATCATTGTAGTACTGTTAGTACCATTTAGTAATGTGTCTTTCTAATAGAAATGTTGTGCCTGTGAATTAAATATCTAATTATCGGGTCAGTAACAGTATATGTACAGTTGTCCATTACTAGTCCAGCACTTGCCTCAGGATTCAAGTTTAGGTGGATACAGTAGTACACTCacaataaatattcaaatacattaCAGGtcatattatattgtgttttttttttcacttttcttttttggagccAACATTTATCCAGTGACAAACTCAAACTTTTTAACTCGAtgaacgtaaaaaaaaacaacaaaaaaaacatcttacaTTCGTGAACTGTGAGCTGTTGAAGTAAAGCGGCAA
This Solea senegalensis isolate Sse05_10M linkage group LG8, IFAPA_SoseM_1, whole genome shotgun sequence DNA region includes the following protein-coding sequences:
- the mrps23 gene encoding 28S ribosomal protein S23, mitochondrial, whose amino-acid sequence is MAGSRLEKLGTVFERVRNLIRSGVIKPTEKPIWFDVYQAFPPKKNLLNGKPLYSARPRGKTKETVPDIFYREDEVRAKFYEQYGTGRTLDLTKSSFVSTCQRFVDKYTELKSHSELDDPALFEETGKALLAEGIVLRRRGAPPPVSAVSKDPTLRLKLTDMLAEQQQQQAVDADSTETVDHTIQTHTPPTGLSN